The DNA sequence CTTTTGGTAATAAAGAACCTGATGGTGAAGAATATAAAGGGGATATTGGTGTAATTATTACGCCAGGAGTTGCTTTTGATAGAAATAAAAATAGAATAGGTTTTGGTAGGGGGTATTATGATAGATTTTTTATTAAATATCCTAATGCTAAAAAGATTGCAATAGCTTTTGAAGAACAAATAGTAGATGATGGAATAGAAACAGATAAGTATGATAAAAAAGTTGATATTTTAATTACAGAGAAAAATATAATAAAATAGGAGTGAAAATGTTAGATCAAGAAATTATAGAAATTGCCAAAAATATTTATGACACAGAAATTAAATCATTAGAATTGAGAATGAATAGATTATCAGAAAATTTTGTAAAAGTAGTTAGAAAAATATATGACTGTAAAGGAAAAGTTGTAGTTACTGGTATAGGAAAAACTGGAATAATAGGTAAAAAGATTTCTGCTACCTTTGCTTCAACAGGAACAACAAGTATTTTTATGAACTCAACTGAGGGCTTACATGGGGATTTAGGAATTATTAATCCAGAAGATATAGTTTTAGCTATTTCAAACAGTGGAGAAAGTGATGAAATTCTTGCAATAATGCCAGCAATAAAAAATATTGGAGCATATATAATTGCAATGACTGGAAATGTTAATTCAAGACTTGCAAAAGCCTCTGACTTATATATAAATACACATGTGGAAGAAGAAGGTTGTCCTTTAAATCTTGCTCCAATGTCATCTACAACAAATGCACTTGTTATGGGAGATGCACTTGCTGGTTGTCTTATGAAACTTAGAAACTTTTCTCCACAAAATTTTGCTATGTATCACCCAGGAGGAAGTTTAGGAAGAAAATTACTAACAAAAGTTGGAAATTTAATGAAAATGGGAGAAGCTCTTGCCCTTTGTAAAGCTGATACAAGCATGGAAGATATAGTAATCTTAATGAGTGAAAAGAAACTTGGGGTTGTTTGTGTTATGAATGATGACAACAATGTTTTAGTTGGAATTATTACTGAAGGAGATATAAGAAGAGCCTTAAAACACAAAGAAGAATTTTTTAAACTAAAGGCTAAAGATATAATGACAGAAAATTATATTAAAGTTGATAAAGAAGAAATGGCAACACAAGCCTTATCAATAATGGAAGACAGACCTCATCAAATTAATGTACTTCCTGTATTTGATAGTGACAAGTTTGTGGGAGTTATTAGAATACATGATTTATTGAAAGTTAGGTAAATAAAATAGATGAAAGTTAATATTAATAATATAATTGTATCTATAAATAAAAATCAAGAAAAAGAAATATATAAAGAATTAGAAAAAAATGGTATTTTTAAAAATAATATAGAAAATTTAAAATATTTAAGAAAATCTATTGATAGCAGGAAGAGAAATGATATAAAATTTATTTATAGTTTAGAAATTACTTTAAAGAAAAATATAAATTTAGAAAAATATACAAAGCTAAGTTTAGCTAAGGAAGAAATTTATGAAAAAAGAATAGCTCTTTATCCTAAAAGAGAGGTTGCAGTTGTAGGAACAGGACCAGCTGGACTTTTCTCAGCTTTAAGATTGGCAGAGTTAGGATATATCCCTATTGTATTTGAAAGAGGAGAAGAAGTAGACAAAAGAAATATTACAACAAATAATTTTATAAAAACTAAGATTCTTAATCCTAATTCAAATATACAATTTGGTGAAGGTGGAGCTGGAACATATTCTGATGGTAAGCTAAATACTAGAATTAAAAGTGAATATATAGAAAAGGTATTTAAAGAATTTATAGAATGTGGAGCTCAGGAGGAGATTTTTTGGAATTATAAACCACATATAGGAACTGATATACTAAGAATAGTAGTTAAAAATTTAAGAGAGAAAATAAAATCATTAGGTGGAAAATTTTATTTTTCTTCACTTGTTGAAGATATTGAAGTAAAAAACAATGAGATTAAGGCTTTAAAAATTTTAGAAGTGAATACACAAAAAAGATATACTTATAATATAGATAAGGTTATTTTTGCTATTGGCCATTCATCAAGAAACACTTATAAAATGTTATATTCAAAGGGTGTTGCTATGGAGAATAAACCTTTTGCTATTGGAGTTAGAATAGAACATTTAAGAAAAGATATAGATAAAATGCAGTATGGAGAAGCTGTATCCAACCCACTTTTAGAAGCAGCAACTTATAATATGGCCTTTAATAATAAAAAAGAAACAAGGGGAACTTTTTCATTTTGTATGTGCCCAGGTGGAGAGATTGTAAATGCTTCATCTGAAATAGGTGCATCTCTTGTGAATGGTATGAGCTACTCTACAAGAAGTGGTAAATTTTCAAATTCTGCAATAGTAGTTGGAATATCTGAAAAAGATTATGGTGACCAAATTTTTTCAGGTATGCATTTACAAGAAAAATTAGAAAAGAAAAATTATGAGATTGTAGGAACTTATGGAGCTATTTACCAAAATGTAATAGATTTTATGAAAAATAAAAAAACTACTTTTGAAATTGAAAGTAGCTATAAGATGAAATTATTTTCTTATGATATGAATAATTTTTTCCCAGACTATATAACTAGAAATCTTCATTCTGCTTTTGAAAATTGGAGTAAGAATAATCTTTTTATTTCGGAAAAAGTAAACTTGATAGGACCTGAAACTAGGACTTCTGCACCTGTTAAAATTTTGAGAGATTTAAAGGGAGAATCTATTTCAATAAAAGGTTTATTTCCTATTGGAGAGGGAGCAGGTTATGCAGGTGGAATTATGAGTGCGGCTGTTGATGGACTTAAAATTGTAGATTTAGCTTTTAGTAAAAAATTAATATGAGTATTATCTTAAGCTGATTGACAAAGTCTTTATAAAGTTATATTATACTAAGTAGATATATTATAAGGAGATGGTTATGGTGAAAAGGTTATCTATTTTTGTTATTTTATTATTAGTTATTGGAGTTTCAAGTATGGCTGCAAGTTTTTATTGTAGTCCAAGGTATATAAACGAAGAATATCATCATTATAACTCTGGAATTTGTGATACTGTATACAATGAAGAAACTTACCCAACTGATGTTAAATATGATGACTATTATTATAATAGAGGTAGAGGTTGTGGATGTTCATCTGGCAGATTTTATAATTATCATCATGAAGTAAATGCACCTTGTGGTTGGAATTAAAATTTTTTAGAGAGGCTAGTGTAATTTAATTTTTCACTAGCCTTTACTCTATTATTTTTATTCTCCTAAATCATTCAAATACTGAATATTTGTACTTGATTTATCAATAAACGAATTTAATACTCTTGTTTCATTTGTTGTTTGATTCTTTCTATTTTTCTTTAATTCTCTAACTTCTGTTCTGAAACTTTCAAATTTATTTAATATACTTCTTCTATCTTTTTCCACTATTGGATTTTCAAGCATTTTATAATATTCATTTGATAAAGCTCCATATTTTTGATTTAAATTAGCTTCTACTTCATTAAAAGGTGCATTCTTTGTTGAGGTACAAGCATTGATAACTAAAACACTAACTAACATTAAAAAAATTTTTTTCATTTTTATTTCCTTTCACTTTCCTACCAAGATTGAATTTCTAATTTTTTATCTCTTATCATAAGTTCATTAACAGCTTCTGCTGCATTTTTATTTTCAAACAAAACTGCATTAACTTGTTCAATTATAGGTATTTCTATATTATATTTCTTAGCTGCCATTAAAGCAGATTTAGCACTATATACACCTTCAACTACCATATTAACTTCTTTTATGGCTTCATCTAAAGTTTTTCCTTGACCCAATAAAATACCAGCTCTTCTATTTCTACTGTGCATACTTGCACAAGTAACAATTAAATCTCCTAAACCAGTAAGTCCATAAAATGTAGATTGTTCTCCTCCCATAGCAACACCTAATGCAGCAATCTCTCTTATTCCACGAGTTATGAGAGCAGCTTTTGTATTATCTCCATAATTTAGACCATCAGCTATTCCAGCAGCAAGAGCAATAACATTTTTTAATGCTCCTCCAATTTCCATTCCTACCATATCAGGACTCGTATAAACTCTAAAACTTGGATTCATAAAAATATTTTGTAAATACAGTGTAAGTTCTTTACTATGAGCAGATACTACACAAGTAGTAGGTATTCCTCTACCAACTTCTTCTGCATGACTAGGACCTGATAAAACTGCTACCTGTGGATTTTTATCTTTTAATTCTTCCTCAATAATATCTGTCATCGTCTTTAGTGTACTCTCTTCCAAACCTTTTGCAACATTTACAATAATTTGCTTTTCTTTAATGATATCCTTTAAAGACTTAGACACTGATCTTATTGCTTTTGAAGGAACAGCAAGTATTAAAATATCTTTGTTTTCAACTGCTTCTTTTAAATTGTTTGTTACTTCTATATCTTCTGGTAACAATATGTTTGGTAATTTTGATTTATTCTGTCTTGTAGTTTTTAATTCCTCTGTTTCTTTTTTATCAAAAGACCATATTGTTAAGTTATGTCCATTCTTATGTAATAAAATAGTTAAGGCTATCCCCCAACCTCCTGAACCTATAACTGATATTTTTGCCATTTTAACTCCTCTCTACCTACTTTAAATTAATATTAAAATAAGTGAGTTACATTCCAAATTTTAGAATAAAAATTAAATAGAATGAGCCGAGCAAATTTCGGAGTGTTTGAAGCCAACTTGTTGGCAAGTTTACCGAATTTGCAGCGAATTCTTAATTTTTATTCGTTAAAAAATTGGCTAGTAACGAACTATTTTATATATATGTAATGATTTGTAACTTCTAATTTTACTTTTTTTCCTTTAACAGCTTCAATAAACATCATACTTGATTTATTGTTTTTTGCTGAATAGATAAAAATTATTTTTTTTATAGAGAAATTATTTTCATCTAAGGTTTTTATTATTTCTACCAATCTATGTGTTCTATGCATAAAATATAGTAAGCCAATAGGTTTTAAAAGTCTTTTAGCATTTGAAATTAACTCACTTAAATTTAATTTTATTTCATGCCTTGATATAGCTTTATGCTCATTCTCATTTATCTTTTTTCCATTGTCATTCATATATGGAGGATTAGAAATTACAACATCAAAATAATTTGATTTTTTATACTCTTTAATATCCATACATTCAAACTGAATATTTTTTTCTATTTTATTTAATTCTAAAACTTTATTAGCTCTTTCAATATTTTCTTTTTGTATATCTACACCAACAAGTTCACTTAAAAACTCACTATCAGATAAAAGTATTGGCAATATTCCATTTCCTGTACCAATATCCAATAATTTAATATTCTTTTTATTTAAAGTTGCTTGAAATAATTTAAAAAGTAATATGGTATCCTCTCCATATTTATAGCCTCCAACTTTTTGTATTATCTCAAATTTTTCATCTAATTTTTCTATTACTTCATCATCTTTTAACATTTTATTCATTCTCTAAAATTTTATTTTCAATTTCTTCTTGAGTTCTCATATTTTTTAAGATACTTGCTTCTTTTCTATTAAATTTAATATCTTTAATATCAAATCTTGAAATTCCTTTATCTTTTACATCAACATAAAGAAAATCATTAAGTGGACTTATACTTACAACTTTTCCTTCTCCTATCTCTGTTTTTACTATTTGATTGACAGCAGGGAAATTTTTAAGAGCTTCTTCATACTGACTATATTCGTAATTTATACAACATAATAGTCTTCCACAAACACCAGATATTTTTGTTGGATTGATTACAAGCCCTTGATCTCTTGCCATTTTTACAGATACAGAGTCAAATTTATTTATAAAAGTTTTACAACATAATTCTTTTCCACAAGGACCAATATTGCCTAAAATTCTAGCTTCATCTCTAACACCAATCTGCCTTAATTCTATTCTAGTTTTAAAAAGAACAGCCAAATCTTTAACAAGCTCTCTAAAATCTATTCTACCATTGGCAGTAAAGTAAAAAATTAGCTTTGATTTATCAAAAGTGTATTCACAAGTTATAAGTTTCATTTCAAGTTGGTGCTCTTGAATTTTTTCTTTACAAATAATAAAAGCCTCATCTGCTTCTTTTCTCTGTAAATTATATATTTCAATTTCTTTTTCAGTTGCTAACTTCAAAACTGGTTTTATAGGTAAAACTAAATCTTTTTCTTTCATTTGTATAGGATTATTTGAGGCAATTCCTAATTCTGTACCCCTTATAGTTTCTACTATTACTCTATCATTTTTCTTAAATATTTTATTTCCAAGCACTTCAAAATAATACCTTTTTTTAGTTGTTTCAAAGGTAACAATTAAAACTGTATGTAGCTTCTCTGGATCTGTGCTTATAACTTCTGTATTTACATCTATAATATTTTCCATTTTATCTCCTAATTTATATTAATCCTTCTTCTAAAAAACTGAAGTAGGAATTTTTTGTTATTATTATATGTTCTATTAATAATGCTCCAAAATTTTTAAGTCCCTTAGCTATCTCATTAGTTAGTTCAATATCACTTTTGGAGGGAGTAATATTATCAGAGGGATGATTATGTGCTAAAATTACTGATTTAGCATTTAAATTTATAACTTTTTTATATATTTCTCTTGGATACACTGAACTTCTATCTAAAGTTCCAACTGAATTTTCTTCAAATTCAATAACTTCATTGGAACTTGATAAATATATAACATAGAATTTTTCTATTCCTTCATATCCTATTTTATTTCTTAAATATTTAAGTAAAATATCTTTATTTGAAATTTTTAATGTTTCTTTATTTATTAATTTTTTATTTTTTAATTCATCTTTATATATAATACTAGGTAAATCTCCCATTAGTTTTAGAAAGGCTATACTATTTTTTCCTAGACCATCAACTACAGATAATTTATCAAAATCTGCTTTAAATATATTATCTAAAGTCTTAAATTTATTTAAAAGTTCTTTGGCAATTGACTTTGTATCTTTTCTTGGGATACAATAAGTAAGTAACAATTCTAAAATTTCATATTCTGCAAAGCTATCAATTCCATTGTTTAAAAACTTTTCTTTAATTCTTTTTCTATGTCCTTTTACATCTAATTTTTTACTTTTATTAGCTTTTACCTCTTTTTTTGCCATAATTAGCTCCTACTTATAAAATAAATCATAAACTTCTTCTGGACTTTTCATAGTATTTATCATTTCTATTGCACAATCAATAATAGGGTAAGCAAGGACAGCTCCTGTGCCTTCCCCCAATCTCATATTCATATTTAAAAATGTTTTTTCTTTTAAATAATCTAAGATTATATTAACTCCTGGTTCTTCACTCTTATGCGTAAATAATAAATAATCTTGAATATTTTTATTTAAACTACAAGCCAGCAATGCAGCAATTGATGATATAAAGCCATCAACAAGCATAAGTTTTTTGTTAAGTGCTATTCCTATATACATTCCTACCATACAGGCTAAGTCAAAACCTCCAACTGATGCTAACATATCAACTGCATCCATTCCAAAAGTATTATATCTTTCACAAGCTTCAACTATAATTTTTTTCTTTTTATTTAGACCTTCATCAGAAAGTCCTCCACCTCTACCTACAATATCGTCAATATTTTTTTTAGTTACTGAATATAGAAGTGCCGAACTTGTTGTGGTATTGGCTATACCCATTTCACCATTTGAAAATATATCATAATCTTTTACTTTTTCATTGATTAATTCTATACCAGTGTAAATTGCTTGTAAACATTCATTTATTGACATAGCTTTTTCCTTATAAAAATTATTTGTTCCCCTTTTAATTTTTTTATCAATTAAATTAGGATAAGCTCTTTTTATATCATTTTTCATTCCAATGTCAACAACATTTAAATCAACACCTAAGGTTTTTGTAAATATTCCAATACAAGCTATATTATTAAGCATTGCTTCTGAAACTATTGGAGTGTATTCAATAGGACAAGATGATACTCCTTCTTCAATAACTCCATTATCAGAGGCTACTACAATATGACACTTTTTTTCCAATTTTCTTAAGGGATATCCATAAATTCCTGCCACTTTTTTACAAATATCTTCTAAAATTCCAAGGCTATTCTTAGGCTTCATTTTTCTATCAAGCTCAATCTGTGCTCGTTTAATTGACTCATTATCAACAGCTTTTATTTCATTTATTAAGTTAAATAAAGAATTTTTATCTTTCATTTATTATCAACTCTCTAATCTAATTTTATTAAGTAACTAAATTCAAAATTTCCTTCAAAGATTGCAATAGAACCATTTTTTATATTAAACTTCCAATAAGTATCTAAACTTTTTGATATAAAATAACTAATTATACAACTAATTATTCCCCAATGTGCAACAATAAGATTATTTTTTGTATAATCTAAAGTTTCTAAAAAAGAAACTGCTCTATAAAACATTTCTTGAGGACTTTCTCCTGTTATATAGTTATAACCTTTCCAATTTTCTTCCATTTTTTTTATTTCATCTGGATATCTTTCTGACATTTCTTTAAATGTTAAACCTTCAAAAATTCCAAAATCTATTTCTTCTAATTTAGGATCAAAAATTATATCTTTATCCAAATAGTTACAAATTTCAGCTGTTTGTTTTGCCCTTTCCAAAGGACTAGAATAAATCCTATCATAATCTATATTTAATAATTTTTCCTTTGCCTGATAAGCCTGGCTTATTCCTAAGTCATTTAAAGGTGGATTTAACTTTCCAAAATATAATCTTTGTGCATTCATTTCTGTCTGTCCATGTCTTACTAAAATTAATTTTCCCATAATATCAACCTATTAAAAAAATGTAGGAATAACTAAAAGTAAGAATAAATATACAAGACTAGATATTTCAAGTAAAGCACCTAAAGTATCACCAGTTATACCTCCAATTTTCCTTTCTATCAATTTTGAAAAAGCATAGGCAAATAAACCTAATAATAAAACAATAACAACATTTATCACAATGCTTTGTGCTATAAAATATAAAGGCAATGAATAATTAGTAAAAAGTACAAAAGGCATAAATATCATTCCAATTATATATAAAAGTGTTATTGTAGTTGCAACTATCACTCCACAAGTTTTTGTGTTATCTACAAAAGTTTTCCCCATTCCACTTCCTCTGGCATAAGGTGCTGATGCACAACTTATAACACTACAAAATCTGGCAACAACTGGATAAGTTATAACAGCATATATAGCCTCTCCTTGATTTTCTATTATCAAAGAATAAAATAAAGCAAATTTTATTAAAAAGTATAATATTAAAGCTAATGCTCCATTACTACCTAATCTTGAGTCTTTCATTATTTCTAACATTTTATGTTTACTTCTATAACTAAAAATTCCATCAAAAGTATCTGCTAAGCCATCAAGATGTAAAGCACCTGTTGTTATTAAATCAGTTAAAATTATAACCATGATTATTATTGGCAAAACAGCAGTGTAAGCTAAATTTTTTAAAATAAAAGTAAAAACTATAGAAAAGAATAATAATATAAGTCCTACTATTATTCCTACAACTGGAAAATATTTCATAGATTTTCCAAGTTTTTCCTCATTATATTCTATTTTTGGCATTGGTATTCTTGTCATAAAAGATAAAAGTAATAAAAATCCTTTCATTTTTTCCTCCCACTATTTAATTTTTACTTTTATTCCAGAAACTGCTAAATAAGCTTCATCAGAATTTTTTGCAATAAGTTGATTAATTCTTCCACATATATCTCTAAAATATCTACCCAGTGGATAGTCAGGAACAAGTCCTGAACCAATTTCATTTGTTACAAATACACAATCGCATTTTTTAGATTTAACAAATTTTAAAAAGTTAGAAGTTTCTTCTTCAATTTTACCTTCAATTTCATGTACAACAGATATATCAACATTGTTCCAATCAATTTCTCTATCTATTATCATAAAATTAGAAACAAAATTTGTAACACAATCAAATAATATAACATCTGCATTATCTATATCATTTTTTACAAGAGATATAAGATTTTTATATCCTTCAATAGTTTTCCAAGTATTACCTCTTCTTTTAACATGTCTTTCTATTCTGTCTTGCATTTCTTTATCAAAAGCTATAGCAGTTGCAAAATAAATTTTATTCTTATATTTATTTTCATAAATATATTCTTCAGCAAATTTACTTTTTCCACTTCTACTTCCACCAGTAAAAAATATAATCTTTCCCATATTAACTCCTTAACTATCATATCTTTCATTATACCATACTTTTTAATAAAAAAAACTCTTATCTAAAAGCTCTTAGATAAAAGTTTTGAAAAATCATATTCTTTGTCTTCATCAAAATTTGTGTGAACATAAAGTACAACTCCACCCGAAATTAAATTTATAATTTTAGCATTTAATTCTGTGGGTAGTGCAAGACAACCTTTGCTTCTTCCAAGTCTACCATATTTTTCAGCAAATTTTTTATTTGCATAATATGCTGAGTGCATAACAATAGTTCTCTTTCTAGCATTATCATTTTTACCTTTTTCTAAACCATAAAGTTCAAGAGACTCACCATGCTTTCCATTGTAAATATTTCCTGTTAGATAAAATCCTGATGAAGTTGAATAGGAATTATTTTTATTGGAAAATTTTGTAGCATATAAATCTCCTGTCCCTTTGCCATGTGTAACAAGACTTGACATAAGAAGCTGCTTTTTCTTTAAATCAATAATAAATAATCTTTCTTCTGTTGAAGGTTTAGTATAATCAACCATAACTAAAAGATTATCATTTGAATTATTAAAAATTTCTAAGTCTTCAATTTTTTCTAGACCATGTATTGCATTATTAAAACATGAATAACTGACTTTATCATTTAAACATAATTCACTATACATAGTTTTAATTTCTGAATCAGAAAACTTTTTCTTTATATCTATATTATCTAAATTAAAATTATTTAAAAAATTTATTTCTGCAAATATTGATATAGAAATTGTAAAATAAAAAATCAATGTAAAAATATTTTTAAGTGACTTCATTTTTTATCACTTCATTATTTCAAAGTTACTTTCATAATAGGTTCACCTATTTTTACAATTTTTCCTAATGATAAAACTTCTATTTTTTCAACTTTTTCCATATTATTTATTATAATAGGACTTCTTGTAGAAGGAACTCCATCTTTTATATCATCAAGATTATATTTTACAATTTCATCTCCAATTTTTATAGGACCAGGTTCTCTTAATTTTTGAAAACCTTTTCCTTCCAATCTAACAGTATCAATTCCAAAGTGAATTATCATTTCTAAGCCATCAACTGTTTCAAAAATAATAGCATGATTAGTTGGAAAAATATTCATAAGTCGACCATCAATAGGGGAACATATAATACCCTTATCTGGCTCAATAGCACAACCATCTCCTACCATTTTTTGTGCAAAAGCCTCATCTGGAACCTCTTTAAGCTCAATAACTTTTCCATTCATTGGTGAATATATAGTAACAACTATTTTTTCCTTCTTCTTAAAAATGTCAAATAATCCCATAAACTAGCTCCCTCCCTTTCTAATTTTTATTATTTTGTTTCTGTGCTAACAGCTTTTGAATCTTTGAAAATTAATTCTATACCTTCATTAGAAATTAATGTTAAAGTGTTACCTGATAATGTTACACTTTTATTTTTCTTTAAAAGATCAAGGAATTGTAATTCTTGTGTCATTTCTTTTTCACTTCCAGCCATTCTTGTTAAACCAAATTCTCCAAAAACTAATTTTCCACCAGATACTTGATAGTCTCCAAAGTATCTATTGATACCGCTGAAACCATAA is a window from the Fusobacterium simiae genome containing:
- a CDS encoding PTS sugar transporter subunit IIA gives rise to the protein MGLFDIFKKKEKIVVTIYSPMNGKVIELKEVPDEAFAQKMVGDGCAIEPDKGIICSPIDGRLMNIFPTNHAIIFETVDGLEMIIHFGIDTVRLEGKGFQKLREPGPIKIGDEIVKYNLDDIKDGVPSTRSPIIINNMEKVEKIEVLSLGKIVKIGEPIMKVTLK
- a CDS encoding META domain-containing protein encodes the protein MKKILILGITVVALAACTDVKVPFLSSTKTESSSSTSAPVFANLKEQLNGREFIIVTDGYNKKTSIGFQGDRVYGFSGINRYFGDYQVSGGKLVFGEFGLTRMAGSEKEMTQELQFLDLLKKNKSVTLSGNTLTLISNEGIELIFKDSKAVSTETK